A region from the Canis lupus dingo isolate Sandy chromosome X, ASM325472v2, whole genome shotgun sequence genome encodes:
- the LOC112668563 gene encoding heat shock transcription factor, X-linked-like — MPHCPVYRDEGRATAQDGSRGGRPSDRPGAGPAQGATSARSRGSRRLAEQCSCSRVVPTGPLAAEDPSFRLLLEENTFQALAQEPLLKRPRTVEDALLVAGGNLLCLPFPKKLWRLLNSSRFTSIWWEKDGTSIGLKEKLFQKEILERDGPDKVFETDCTKSFIRQLNLYGFSKLRQDVHTSFCLTNCFTGGVGPGPVRVLSKLQFYSSPLFRKDCPHLLKKRRAGVKAAQRQEEDKAEGLGSPAEADPASGHQRSSCPLRSTSRSSSGSSNRSW, encoded by the exons ATGCCACACTGTCCTGTGTACAGAGATGAAGGACGGGCCACTGCTCAGGATGGCTCGCGAGGAGGACGGCCATCCGACAGGCCCGGGGCCGGGCCAGCACAGGGAGCCACCTCCGCCAGAAGCCGCGGCTCCCGCCGCCTGGCAGAGCAGTGCTCTTGCAGCAGAGTCGTCCCGACCGGTCCCCTGGCGGCCGAGGACCCCAGCTTCAGGCTGCTCCTGGAAGAGAACACGTTCCAAGCCCTGGCCCAAGAGCCTCTGCTCAAGAGGCCCCGCACCGTGGAGGATGCGCTGTTGGTGGCAGGCGGCAACCTGCTCTGTCTGCCCTTTCCCAAGAAGCTGTGGAGGCTCCTCAACAGCAGCCGGTTCACGTCCATCTGGTGGGAGAAGGACGGGACGAGCATCGGCCTCAAGGAGAAGCTGTTTCAGAAGGAGATTCTGGAGCGGGACGGGCCCGACAAGGTGTTTGAGACCGACTGCACGAAGAGCTTCATCCGGCAGCTGAACCTCTATGGATTCAGCAAACTGCGCCAGGACGTGCACACATCCTTCTGCCTCACCAACTGCTTCACCGGGGGAGTGGGACCGGGGCCGGTCCGTGTCCTGAGCAAG TTACAGTTCTACAGCAGCCCTCTCTTCAGGAAGGACTGCCCCCACCTGCTGAAGAAGAGGAGAGCGGGCGTGAAGGCGGCCCAAAGGCAGGAGGAGGACAAGGCTGAAGGGCTGGGAAGCCCAGCGGAGGCGGATCCCGCCAGCGGGCACCAGAGGAGCTCCTGTCCCCTGCGGAGCACCAGCCGGAGCAGCAGCGGGAGCAGCAACAGGAGCTGGTGA
- the LOC112651674 gene encoding melanoma-associated antigen 10-like, protein MPLRNSSELWKQGDLEEAQGLVDAQLSGAEEEEEGEEEAPPPPSPPSPPDPLSHLFLSSSSSSSSSSFSSSSSSSSPSLSFCGMVCGAPEEGCAAAGALSAPQSSQSADPSPSGGAAGGLGQPEPPGPSGPGEAGDEELLVEGSFRMKTAALVVFLLLKYRTKEPISKAEMLEVFSPEYQDDFPAILSQASICLRLVFGLDVIEVDPSEHSYVLNPILGLTWDGMLSDQWGLPKTSLLGLILGFILLQDGCVLEEEVWETLGFTAVYDGQENTIYGEPVDRLTNVWVQEGYLERRQVAGSDPARNEFLWGPRAYEETSKVQVMDFLLQIGSNNLGSSLVL, encoded by the coding sequence ATGCCCCTGAGGAATAGCAGCGAGctttggaagcagggagacctagaggaggcccagggcctggtggaTGCTCAGCTGTctggggctgaggaggaggaagaaggggaggaggaggctccacctcccccctctcccccatctcccccGGACCCCCTATCTCATCTctttctgtcctcctcctcctcctcctcctcctcctccttctcctcctcctcctcctcctcttccccttccttgtCCTTCTGTGGCATGGTCTGTGGCGCCCCAGAGGAAGGGTGTGCTGCTGCCGGGGCCCTGAGTGCTCCCCAGAGCTCTCAGAGTGCCGACCCCTCCCCCAGTGGTGGGGCAGCTGGTGGCCTTGGCCAGCCCGAGCCTCCTGGCCCCAGCGGCCCAGGGGAGGCGGGAGATGAGGAGCTCTTGGTGGAGGGCAGTTTCCGCATGAAGACGGCTGCCCTGGTGGTATTCCTGCTCCTCAAGTATCGCACCAAGGAGCCCATCAGCAAGGCAGAGATGCTGGAGGTCTTCTCCCCAGAATACCAGGACGACTTCCCCGCCATCTTGAGCCAAGCGTCCATCTGCTTGAGGCTGGTCTTTGGCCTAGATGTGATTGAAGTGGATCCCAGCGAGCACTCCTACGTCCTCAACCccatcctgggcctcacctgggatGGGATGCTGAGCGATCAGTGGGGTCTCCCCAAGACCAGCCTCCTGGGGCTGATCCTGGGGTTTATCCTACTTCAGGATGGATGTGTCCTTGAGGAGGAGGTGTGGGAGACTCTGGGGTTCACGGCAGTGTACGATGGCCAAGAGAACACCATCTATGGGGAGCCCGTGGATCGCCTCACCAATGTCTGGGTGCAGGAAGGCTACCTGGAGCGCCGGCAGGTGGCGGGCAGTGACCCTGCCCGCAATGAGTTCctgtgggggcccagggcctACGAGGAAACCAGCAAGGTGCAGGTCATGGACTTTCTGCTCCAGATCGGTAGCAACAACCTGGGGTCCTCCCTGGTCCTGTGA